One window of Corynebacterium sp. P3-F1 genomic DNA carries:
- the polA gene encoding DNA polymerase I: MTSPESSSQPKRLLLIDGHSMAFRAFYALPAENFSTSGGQHTNAVYGFLSMFSNILAEEQPTHVAVAFDIGRQTFRTERFPEYKAQRAAAPEEFKGQVPIIQDMLGDLSIVTLTKENYEADDILATLTTQAQDEFEVIIVTGDRDYLQLVNDNITVLYPTRGVSTLTRFTPEEVENKYGLTPAQYPDFAALRGDPSDNLPNIPGVGEKTATKWIVQYGDLNSLIEHADDIKSKAGNAFRERIEQVRLNRELTQMVRDLELPVGPDELELKPADVTAVAKAFDDLEFGVNLRERVLAAIPTDGEAPATETEELPELTIDDESLDTWLAAREGQGLALFVTGDATPANGDAWAVGIVDKQRHGVTKRLSEITPEEDTALKAWLESDAPKYLHSAKAAWHMLRGRGITLRGIAHDTAIAAYLLRPGQRTYHLDDVYQRHLQRQLTAGSDQLSLLDQDTAEVDSALAILELAAALGEELRAIDSFELYADLELPLLTILAEMEDAGVAVDMAVLEDQLAEIAQKVTDAENTARTLVDEPDLNLSSPKQLSVVLFDKLELPKTKKTKTGYSTAAKEIEALAAKKPHPFLDQLLAYREWQKLKSTIEGLIKTIHDDGRIHTTFNQTVASTGRLSSTEPNLQNIPVRTEAGRRIRSAFTVGEGYECLLTADYSQIEMRVMAHLSEDPGLIEAYKEGEDLHNFVGSRVFDVPIDQVTPELRRRVKAMSYGLVYGLSAFGLSNQLGIPAGEAKKIMESYFERFGGVKRYLDDVVEQARRDGYTSTVFGRRRYLPELTSDNRVARENAERAALNAPIQGTAADIIKVAMIRVDAALASARHNGEPLKSRVLLQVHDELVVEVAPGELDHVHAIVEEEMDRAITLRVPLEVSAGTGSNWDEAAH; the protein is encoded by the coding sequence CGCCGAGGAGCAGCCGACTCACGTGGCGGTCGCCTTCGACATCGGCCGGCAGACCTTCCGCACAGAGCGCTTCCCGGAATACAAGGCGCAGCGCGCCGCCGCGCCGGAAGAGTTCAAAGGGCAGGTGCCGATCATCCAGGACATGCTCGGCGACCTGAGCATTGTGACGCTGACCAAAGAGAACTACGAAGCCGACGACATCCTGGCTACACTCACAACACAGGCCCAGGACGAATTCGAGGTGATCATTGTCACCGGCGACCGTGACTACTTGCAGCTGGTCAACGACAATATCACCGTCTTGTACCCGACTCGCGGCGTGTCCACTCTCACGCGTTTCACGCCCGAGGAAGTGGAGAACAAATATGGCCTGACTCCGGCCCAGTACCCGGACTTCGCGGCTCTGCGCGGCGACCCGTCGGACAACTTGCCCAATATCCCGGGGGTGGGGGAGAAGACCGCCACGAAGTGGATCGTCCAGTACGGGGACTTGAACTCGCTCATCGAGCACGCCGACGACATCAAGAGCAAGGCCGGTAACGCTTTCCGCGAACGGATCGAGCAAGTCCGACTCAACCGGGAGCTCACCCAGATGGTGCGCGACCTCGAATTGCCTGTCGGCCCCGACGAACTCGAGCTCAAACCGGCCGACGTCACCGCCGTCGCGAAAGCCTTCGACGATCTCGAATTCGGCGTCAACCTCCGCGAACGGGTCCTCGCCGCCATTCCCACCGACGGTGAGGCACCGGCAACCGAGACAGAAGAGCTGCCGGAACTTACCATCGACGATGAATCTCTCGACACGTGGCTCGCCGCCCGCGAGGGTCAAGGCCTCGCCCTTTTCGTCACGGGCGACGCCACGCCGGCGAATGGGGACGCGTGGGCGGTGGGGATCGTCGATAAGCAGCGGCACGGCGTGACCAAGCGTTTGAGCGAGATCACGCCCGAGGAGGACACCGCACTGAAGGCGTGGCTCGAATCGGATGCGCCGAAGTATCTCCACAGCGCTAAAGCTGCGTGGCATATGCTGCGCGGTCGCGGGATCACCTTGCGCGGCATCGCGCACGACACCGCAATCGCCGCGTACCTCCTGCGTCCCGGCCAGCGTACCTACCACCTTGACGACGTCTACCAGCGCCACCTGCAGCGCCAGCTCACCGCAGGAAGCGACCAACTGAGCTTGCTCGACCAGGACACCGCCGAGGTCGATTCCGCGCTCGCCATCCTCGAACTCGCTGCGGCGCTGGGCGAGGAACTCCGCGCAATCGATTCGTTCGAGCTCTACGCCGACCTCGAGCTGCCGCTTTTGACCATCCTCGCCGAGATGGAGGACGCCGGCGTCGCCGTCGACATGGCAGTTCTCGAAGACCAGCTCGCCGAGATCGCGCAGAAGGTCACCGACGCCGAGAACACAGCACGCACGCTTGTCGACGAACCCGACCTCAACCTCTCTTCCCCCAAACAGCTCTCCGTCGTGCTCTTCGACAAACTCGAGCTGCCCAAGACAAAGAAGACCAAGACGGGCTATTCCACCGCCGCGAAAGAAATCGAGGCGCTGGCCGCGAAAAAACCGCACCCGTTCCTCGATCAGCTCCTCGCGTACCGCGAATGGCAAAAGCTCAAATCCACCATTGAAGGCCTGATCAAGACCATCCACGACGATGGCCGGATCCACACGACCTTCAACCAGACCGTCGCCTCGACCGGACGCCTGAGCTCCACCGAGCCGAATTTGCAGAACATTCCCGTGCGCACCGAAGCCGGCCGCCGGATACGTTCCGCGTTCACCGTCGGTGAGGGCTATGAATGCCTGCTCACGGCCGACTACTCCCAGATTGAGATGCGCGTCATGGCTCACCTCTCCGAGGACCCCGGGCTGATCGAGGCCTACAAGGAAGGGGAAGACCTGCACAACTTCGTCGGTTCCCGCGTTTTCGACGTCCCCATCGATCAGGTGACCCCCGAACTCCGCCGCCGCGTCAAAGCCATGAGCTACGGCCTCGTCTATGGTCTCAGCGCCTTCGGCCTGTCTAACCAGCTGGGGATCCCCGCCGGTGAAGCCAAAAAGATCATGGAGTCCTATTTCGAACGATTCGGCGGCGTGAAGCGCTACCTGGATGACGTTGTCGAGCAGGCCCGCCGGGACGGCTACACCTCCACCGTCTTCGGCCGCCGCCGCTACCTGCCGGAGCTCACCTCCGACAACCGCGTCGCCCGGGAGAACGCAGAGCGCGCAGCCCTCAACGCGCCGATCCAGGGCACCGCCGCCGACATCATCAAGGTAGCGATGATCCGCGTCGATGCTGCGCTCGCTAGCGCCCGCCACAACGGCGAGCCCCTCAAATCACGTGTTCTCCTACAGGTCCACGACGAACTCGTCGTAGAAGTCGCCCCCGGCGAGCTCGACCACGTCCACGCCATCGTCGAGGAAGAAATGGACCGCGCGATCACCCTGCGAGTCCCCCTTGAAGTCTCCGCGGGCACCGGCTCGAACTGGGACGAAGCCGCCCACTGA
- the rpsA gene encoding 30S ribosomal protein S1, translated as MPTTTTPQVAINDIGSTEDFLAAVDATIKYFNDGDIVSGTVVKVDHDEVLLDIGYKTEGVIPTRELSIKHDVDPDEVVEIGDEIDALVLTKEDKEGRLLLSKKRAQYERAWGTIEELQKNDQPVTGTVIEVVKGGLILDIGLRGFLPASLVEMRRVRDLDPYIGQELEAKIIELDKHRNNVVLSRRAYLEETQSAVRSDFLHQLEKGQVRKGVVSSIVNFGAFVDLGGVDGLVHVSELSWKHIDHPSEVVTVGDEVTVEVLDVDLDRERVSLSLKATQEDPWRVFARTHAVGQIVPGKVTKLVPFGAFVRVEEGIEGLVHISELAQRHVEVPDQVVGVGEEVMVKVIDIDLERRRISLSLKQADEDYSDEFDPSRYGMADSYDEQGNYIFPEGFDPETNEWMEGYDEARQEWEARYAEAARLHEAHTAQIERHRAAAAEAETAGEGETNYSSTSGEAAAPAAPSAGEAEQGGSLASDEQLAALREKLAGN; from the coding sequence ATGCCCACTACTACAACCCCGCAGGTTGCCATCAACGACATTGGCAGCACTGAGGATTTTCTCGCCGCAGTTGATGCCACCATCAAGTACTTCAACGATGGGGACATCGTCAGCGGCACCGTCGTCAAGGTCGACCACGACGAGGTCCTCCTCGACATCGGATACAAAACCGAAGGTGTCATCCCGACCCGCGAGCTGTCCATCAAGCACGACGTCGACCCCGACGAGGTCGTCGAAATCGGCGATGAGATTGACGCGCTTGTTCTGACCAAGGAGGACAAGGAAGGTCGCCTGCTTCTGTCCAAGAAGCGCGCACAGTACGAGCGTGCCTGGGGCACCATCGAAGAACTGCAGAAGAACGACCAGCCGGTCACCGGTACGGTCATCGAGGTCGTCAAGGGCGGCCTCATCCTCGACATCGGTCTGCGTGGCTTCCTGCCCGCATCCCTCGTCGAAATGCGCCGCGTCCGCGACCTGGACCCGTACATCGGCCAGGAGCTCGAAGCCAAGATCATCGAGCTGGACAAGCACCGCAACAACGTCGTCCTGTCCCGTCGCGCGTACCTCGAAGAGACCCAGTCCGCAGTCCGCTCCGACTTCCTCCACCAGTTGGAGAAGGGCCAGGTCCGCAAGGGTGTCGTTTCTTCCATCGTCAACTTCGGCGCCTTCGTCGACCTTGGCGGCGTTGACGGCCTGGTCCACGTGTCTGAGCTGTCCTGGAAGCACATCGACCACCCGTCCGAGGTCGTCACCGTCGGCGACGAGGTCACCGTCGAGGTTCTCGACGTGGATCTCGACCGCGAACGCGTGTCCCTGTCTCTGAAGGCGACCCAGGAAGATCCGTGGCGCGTCTTCGCCCGCACCCACGCTGTGGGCCAGATTGTCCCGGGCAAGGTCACCAAGCTCGTCCCGTTCGGTGCGTTCGTCCGCGTCGAGGAAGGCATCGAGGGTCTCGTCCACATCTCCGAGCTGGCTCAGCGCCACGTTGAGGTTCCGGACCAGGTCGTCGGCGTCGGCGAAGAGGTCATGGTCAAGGTCATCGACATCGACCTCGAGCGTCGCCGCATCTCCCTGTCCCTCAAGCAGGCAGACGAGGACTACTCCGACGAATTCGATCCGTCCCGTTACGGCATGGCAGACTCCTACGACGAGCAGGGCAACTACATCTTCCCGGAGGGCTTCGACCCGGAGACCAACGAGTGGATGGAAGGCTACGACGAGGCTCGCCAGGAGTGGGAGGCCCGTTACGCCGAGGCCGCCCGTCTGCACGAGGCGCACACCGCTCAGATCGAGCGTCACCGCGCTGCCGCCGCAGAGGCAGAGACGGCCGGTGAGGGCGAGACCAACTACAGCTCCACTTCCGGCGAGGCTGCAGCTCCGGCAGCTCCGTCCGCTGGTGAAGCTGAGCAGGGTGGCTCCCTCGCTTCCGACGAGCAGCTCGCCGCACTGCGCGAGAAGCTCGCAGGCAACTAA
- a CDS encoding HNH endonuclease signature motif containing protein, translating into MTLTTCPVPDCRHAADNCEVHHIEAWSRGGQTNMNNLSILCRYHNRTNDDEPRHRHRGRIEIRAGTPTWISPTGVPVKNNRHPFGAMEQLFSK; encoded by the coding sequence ATGACGCTCACGACGTGTCCGGTGCCGGATTGCCGGCATGCAGCGGATAATTGCGAAGTCCACCACATTGAGGCGTGGTCGCGGGGCGGTCAGACAAACATGAATAACCTGTCGATCCTGTGCAGGTACCACAACCGCACCAACGACGACGAGCCCAGGCACCGGCATAGAGGCCGAATTGAAATCAGGGCAGGGACCCCGACCTGGATATCACCCACTGGGGTGCCCGTGAAGAACAACCGGCATCCCTTTGGAGCAATGGAACAATTGTTCAGCAAGTAG
- a CDS encoding trimeric intracellular cation channel family protein, with the protein MSVDQVDPLISSIYQWMDVSGVLLMGIIGGTLARQRGYDIVGFLFIAMLSALGGGMLRDVLINQGTVAAMRQPEYLILAFTGALIARFTYFKGRAWEFLQSHGDALVSALWAATGASKAIQYGLPVLPTIMMGVFTATGGSMIRDVVTGREPSVFGGNQPTVIPAVACAVIVLVGNATDFLALTMVLGPVVSYVLFLFGYYGNWRVSQDPDFAPVNATVNATATQVASLARKAETRSRAVARELEPRTVRAWRHKQMEKALQRRIENEIRRGKQPATARSDADEFLTEFTNQFPAIDSEILAEADVEKQSNEENLFEGIGVDLAGDSYDAEVAEPDSAETEAMEAVNADMLDLILSDPALTDELIERLVERYKQKGT; encoded by the coding sequence ATGTCCGTGGACCAAGTCGACCCGCTCATCAGCTCCATCTACCAATGGATGGACGTCTCGGGGGTGTTGCTGATGGGCATCATCGGCGGTACCCTCGCACGCCAACGCGGCTACGACATCGTTGGGTTTCTGTTCATCGCCATGCTCTCTGCGCTTGGAGGGGGCATGCTTCGCGACGTCCTCATCAACCAAGGCACCGTCGCCGCTATGCGCCAGCCGGAGTACCTAATCTTGGCGTTCACCGGCGCTCTGATCGCGCGATTCACCTACTTTAAAGGCCGCGCATGGGAGTTCCTCCAATCCCACGGCGACGCGCTTGTTTCTGCCCTCTGGGCCGCCACCGGTGCGTCCAAGGCCATCCAATACGGTCTGCCCGTCCTGCCGACCATCATGATGGGCGTGTTCACCGCGACCGGAGGCAGCATGATTCGCGACGTAGTCACCGGCCGTGAACCCAGCGTGTTCGGTGGTAACCAGCCAACGGTGATTCCAGCGGTGGCCTGTGCAGTCATCGTTCTGGTGGGCAACGCCACGGACTTCCTCGCTCTGACCATGGTGCTGGGGCCCGTCGTTAGTTACGTGCTGTTCCTCTTCGGCTATTACGGCAACTGGCGTGTCAGCCAAGACCCGGATTTCGCGCCTGTGAATGCCACGGTCAATGCGACAGCCACTCAAGTCGCATCCCTCGCCCGCAAAGCCGAGACCCGCTCCCGCGCAGTCGCCCGCGAACTAGAGCCTCGGACCGTACGTGCTTGGCGGCATAAGCAGATGGAGAAGGCACTGCAACGCCGCATCGAAAACGAGATCCGTAGAGGAAAGCAGCCCGCGACAGCTCGCAGCGACGCAGACGAGTTCCTCACAGAATTCACAAATCAATTCCCTGCCATCGACTCCGAGATTCTCGCCGAAGCAGATGTGGAGAAACAGTCCAACGAGGAAAACCTCTTCGAAGGCATCGGTGTCGACCTAGCTGGCGATTCCTACGATGCCGAGGTGGCCGAACCTGACTCGGCTGAGACGGAAGCCATGGAAGCCGTGAACGCCGACATGCTCGACCTCATCCTCTCGGACCCCGCACTGACCGATGAACTCATCGAGCGCCTCGTTGAACGATACAAACAAAAAGGCACGTAG
- a CDS encoding DUF4259 domain-containing protein, with translation MGTWDIGPFDNDPAVDAVAALVDGTFSMDQFRFDCGRGPLGTDEAESVIALAAVINGHVPSESQSAALRYPFSIDDRRWIRHRATQAIRPGSSELYDLWEDAGELDSWLAETKKYVA, from the coding sequence ATGGGAACGTGGGACATCGGGCCGTTTGACAACGACCCCGCCGTCGATGCCGTCGCAGCGCTTGTCGACGGCACCTTCAGCATGGACCAGTTCCGCTTCGACTGCGGCCGCGGGCCGTTAGGCACCGACGAAGCCGAATCCGTCATCGCCCTCGCCGCAGTCATCAACGGCCACGTCCCGTCCGAATCCCAGTCCGCGGCCCTGCGGTACCCATTCTCCATCGACGACCGCCGCTGGATCCGCCACCGCGCCACACAGGCCATACGGCCCGGCAGCTCAGAGCTGTACGACCTATGGGAAGACGCCGGCGAATTGGACAGCTGGCTTGCCGAGACCAAGAAGTACGTCGCCTAG
- the coaE gene encoding dephospho-CoA kinase yields MKKIGLTGGIGSGKSTVAKLLDHEGFPVVDADKIAREIMEPGSPVLDEVAAAFGDDLINEDGSLDRGELARRAFVDKPSTEKLNSITHPAIRAESERRFAAAEAAGESAVIYDMPLLVELGMHRAMDLTVVVDVDAEERVRRLTMSRGLDEADARARIAQQIDDAARTAAADIIIDNNGDEEHLKPQVEKLVQQIRA; encoded by the coding sequence ATGAAGAAAATCGGGCTCACGGGAGGAATCGGAAGCGGAAAGTCGACCGTCGCTAAGCTGCTGGACCACGAAGGTTTCCCCGTTGTCGACGCCGACAAGATCGCCCGGGAAATCATGGAACCGGGTTCCCCTGTCTTGGATGAGGTTGCCGCAGCCTTCGGCGACGACCTCATCAACGAAGACGGTTCGCTGGACCGGGGGGAGTTGGCGAGGCGGGCGTTCGTCGATAAGCCGTCGACTGAGAAGCTGAACTCGATCACCCACCCCGCGATCCGCGCCGAATCCGAACGGCGATTCGCGGCAGCCGAGGCTGCCGGCGAATCCGCGGTGATATACGACATGCCGCTGCTCGTGGAACTCGGCATGCACCGAGCGATGGACCTCACTGTTGTCGTCGATGTCGACGCCGAAGAGCGTGTCCGCCGGCTCACCATGTCGCGCGGACTTGACGAAGCCGACGCACGCGCGCGCATCGCTCAGCAAATCGACGATGCCGCGCGCACAGCCGCCGCCGACATCATCATCGACAACAACGGCGACGAGGAACACCTAAAACCGCAGGTGGAAAAGCTAGTTCAACAGATACGCGCCTGA
- a CDS encoding choline/carnitine O-acyltransferase, whose protein sequence is MAYPSPHPATTDLKPLPVPPLNDTLDSYSYALSAVLSGEELEHAREVVENFRTGAGPQLDDKLRERAFEREAAGTNWLSDEWYSSYLTTRSPLSLSTNVGFQIALPAADDSAGPGGIDRAVEFIRRAATVHLAAAAGETPEDVDGRGNRITMNQWFVYAGGLRHPQAEKDTIIPTELDGASREIGVFVDGSLFALPISDGSGKIASASALRAGLEQVQKLARSGEPAAFDFNTPSLLGSETLADLLPTIVEQGDNSATYDRLRDMLFTVELQDVENEAPGKIDAERIREATFTPRGAWTYKPLSYQISLNSDWIAVHVEHSCQDGATLVTAVTRMQNAELGDGADIQAAPEVLTWELDGAARQAIETHLDSFNAAAAKLDTDIITVPHSLPADLPFKISRDASAQLTMHIAQQLTYGRVRAVYEAVDMREFRAGRTECLRAATPEAVAFAQKLIDATATQDDLQDALNAHRGWVKRCKSGNGFDRHIQMMATIYDADAANADAGSTGTADSFFTDTAATAARRDFLSTTSIGGANQIVRYCFAPTLPEGFGISYTPLPEDAEFCVSWNTDTAEKPEEFRANIARASEMFWDFCAKLV, encoded by the coding sequence GTGGCATACCCCTCTCCCCACCCCGCAACGACCGACCTGAAGCCACTGCCGGTCCCGCCGCTGAACGACACGCTTGATTCCTACTCGTACGCGCTCTCCGCTGTTCTGAGCGGCGAGGAACTCGAGCACGCACGCGAGGTTGTCGAGAACTTCCGGACCGGCGCGGGCCCGCAGCTCGACGATAAGTTGCGCGAGCGCGCGTTCGAGCGGGAAGCAGCCGGCACCAACTGGCTTAGCGACGAATGGTATTCCTCCTACCTCACCACCCGCTCCCCCCTGTCGCTGTCCACGAACGTCGGATTTCAGATCGCGCTGCCGGCAGCGGATGACTCTGCTGGCCCCGGCGGCATTGACCGCGCTGTGGAGTTCATCCGCCGCGCGGCCACCGTGCACCTCGCTGCCGCCGCCGGTGAGACCCCTGAGGATGTCGACGGCCGCGGCAACCGCATCACCATGAACCAGTGGTTCGTCTACGCCGGTGGACTGCGCCACCCCCAGGCCGAGAAGGACACCATCATCCCGACCGAACTCGATGGCGCGTCCCGCGAGATCGGCGTCTTCGTGGACGGCAGTCTCTTCGCTCTGCCCATCAGCGACGGCAGCGGTAAGATTGCGTCTGCGTCCGCGCTTCGCGCCGGCCTGGAGCAGGTGCAGAAACTTGCCCGCAGCGGCGAGCCAGCCGCATTCGACTTCAACACACCATCGCTGCTCGGCTCAGAAACGCTGGCAGACCTGCTCCCCACCATCGTGGAGCAGGGCGACAACAGCGCGACCTACGACCGCCTGCGCGACATGCTCTTCACCGTCGAGCTGCAGGACGTCGAGAACGAAGCCCCCGGAAAGATCGATGCCGAGCGGATCCGCGAAGCCACCTTCACCCCCCGCGGCGCATGGACGTACAAGCCGCTGAGCTACCAGATCAGCCTCAACAGCGACTGGATCGCCGTCCACGTCGAGCACTCCTGCCAGGACGGCGCGACGCTGGTCACCGCGGTCACGCGCATGCAGAATGCCGAGCTCGGCGACGGCGCCGACATCCAGGCCGCACCCGAGGTGCTCACCTGGGAACTCGACGGGGCGGCGAGGCAGGCAATTGAAACGCACCTCGACAGCTTCAACGCGGCTGCCGCGAAGCTCGACACCGACATCATCACCGTCCCGCACAGCCTGCCCGCGGACCTGCCGTTCAAGATCAGCCGCGACGCATCCGCACAGCTCACCATGCACATCGCGCAGCAGCTCACCTACGGCCGCGTCCGCGCCGTCTACGAGGCCGTGGACATGCGCGAGTTCCGGGCGGGACGCACCGAGTGCCTCCGCGCAGCCACGCCAGAAGCAGTCGCGTTCGCGCAGAAGCTTATCGACGCCACTGCCACCCAAGACGACCTCCAAGACGCCCTCAACGCCCACCGCGGCTGGGTGAAGCGGTGCAAGTCCGGCAACGGTTTCGACCGCCATATCCAGATGATGGCCACCATCTATGACGCGGACGCCGCGAATGCCGACGCTGGCAGCACTGGCACCGCCGACTCCTTCTTCACCGACACCGCGGCGACCGCGGCACGCCGGGACTTCCTGTCCACCACCTCCATCGGCGGCGCTAATCAGATCGTTCGCTACTGCTTCGCTCCCACGCTCCCCGAAGGCTTCGGCATCTCCTACACCCCGCTTCCGGAAGACGCCGAATTCTGCGTCTCCTGGAACACGGACACAGCAGAAAAACCCGAGGAATTTCGTGCGAATATCGCGCGGGCATCTGAAATGTTCTGGGACTTCTGCGCAAAGCTGGTTTAA
- a CDS encoding ABC transporter ATP-binding protein gives MTTSMNADGTRPEKASQTTPQTSLWASTGADGEYVPPTRNSDTLVLSIRDLRLATYSGTEILHGVDIDLYRGEIVGLVGESGSGKTTAGLAALGHVRTGLTITDGTVTLHSRDGETTDVLELNEDEVRAMRGARVAYIPQDPALSLNPAMRVGDQIREVLDIHGYGASSAERADRVREVMRDVDLPDTDEYLARWPHQLSGGQQQRVGIAMAFAMYPDVLILDEPTTGLDVTTQNHVLKTIRSMTLKQNVASLYITHDLAVVGELVDRVVVMLRGDIVEEGPYNAVLYNPKHDYTRKLIGAIPDLEGRKDIAGNDRWADSWMEMSGKDGASISANAPLLRVRDLEMAYGDNKVLHGINLAIEEGESTLLLGESGSGKTTLARSVAGLNPGYTGDVLLRGSELKHSSRDRTLEHRKDVQYIFQSPFSSLNPRRTIGESMSVPLVMAGELSKREQRTIVEDTLESVQLDRSFYDRRPGDLSGGERQRAAIGRALVNAPSVLVCDEITSALDVSVQASILQLLAELRHERGLSLLFVTHNIALARHIATRVAVLNKGVIVDEGPVDDVLDYPQHEYTRSLLANIPSL, from the coding sequence ATGACTACCTCAATGAACGCGGACGGCACCCGACCGGAGAAGGCTTCGCAGACAACGCCGCAAACATCGCTGTGGGCGTCAACCGGCGCAGACGGCGAGTACGTGCCTCCCACTCGAAACAGCGACACCCTCGTCCTAAGCATCCGCGACCTCCGCTTGGCCACGTACAGCGGAACGGAGATCCTCCATGGTGTAGACATCGACCTGTACCGCGGCGAGATCGTCGGTCTCGTTGGTGAATCGGGTTCCGGAAAGACAACCGCAGGTCTCGCTGCGCTCGGACACGTCCGCACGGGTCTGACCATCACAGACGGCACCGTCACTCTCCACTCCCGCGACGGCGAAACCACCGACGTGCTCGAACTCAACGAAGACGAAGTACGTGCGATGCGCGGAGCCCGCGTCGCCTATATTCCGCAGGACCCCGCACTGAGCCTCAACCCAGCGATGCGGGTCGGCGACCAAATCCGGGAAGTCTTGGACATTCACGGCTACGGCGCTAGTTCCGCCGAGCGCGCCGACCGCGTCCGCGAGGTGATGCGGGATGTCGACCTGCCGGACACCGACGAGTATCTCGCGCGCTGGCCGCACCAGCTTTCTGGCGGGCAGCAGCAGCGCGTCGGCATCGCCATGGCGTTCGCCATGTACCCGGATGTGCTCATTCTCGACGAGCCGACGACAGGTCTCGACGTCACCACCCAGAACCACGTTCTCAAGACCATCCGGTCCATGACGCTGAAACAGAATGTCGCCTCCCTGTACATCACCCACGACCTCGCAGTCGTCGGCGAGCTCGTCGACCGCGTCGTGGTCATGCTCCGCGGCGACATCGTCGAGGAGGGGCCGTACAACGCTGTCCTCTACAACCCGAAGCACGACTACACCCGCAAACTCATCGGTGCTATTCCGGACCTTGAGGGCCGCAAAGACATCGCGGGCAACGACAGGTGGGCTGACTCGTGGATGGAGATGAGCGGGAAGGACGGGGCGTCGATAAGTGCGAACGCGCCCTTGCTGCGCGTCCGCGACCTCGAAATGGCGTACGGCGACAACAAGGTACTGCACGGCATCAACCTCGCCATCGAAGAGGGCGAATCGACCCTGCTGCTCGGCGAATCCGGTTCCGGCAAGACGACGCTCGCACGCTCCGTCGCGGGACTCAACCCCGGATACACCGGCGACGTTCTCCTGCGCGGCTCTGAACTGAAGCACTCCAGCCGCGACCGCACGCTCGAGCACCGCAAAGATGTCCAGTACATCTTCCAGTCGCCGTTCTCGTCTCTGAACCCGCGGCGCACCATCGGCGAGTCGATGAGCGTTCCGCTCGTGATGGCCGGGGAGCTGTCCAAGCGCGAGCAGCGCACGATCGTCGAGGACACCCTCGAGTCCGTGCAGCTCGACCGCAGCTTCTATGACCGTCGCCCAGGCGACCTTTCCGGCGGCGAACGGCAACGCGCGGCGATCGGTCGAGCGCTCGTCAACGCCCCGTCGGTGCTCGTCTGCGACGAGATCACTTCCGCCCTCGACGTGTCCGTCCAAGCATCGATCCTGCAGCTTCTCGCGGAGCTTCGCCACGAGCGCGGCCTGTCACTGCTGTTTGTCACGCACAACATCGCGCTCGCACGGCACATCGCCACCCGCGTCGCCGTGCTGAACAAGGGAGTGATCGTCGACGAGGGCCCGGTCGACGACGTGCTCGACTACCCCCAGCACGAGTACACCCGAAGCCTCCTGGCGAATATTCCTTCGCTCTAG